A stretch of the Oncorhynchus clarkii lewisi isolate Uvic-CL-2024 unplaced genomic scaffold, UVic_Ocla_1.0 unplaced_contig_13468_pilon_pilon, whole genome shotgun sequence genome encodes the following:
- the LOC139394121 gene encoding potassium voltage-gated channel subfamily A member 1-like, with product MEIALVSFENGGAKGSGGNAGDVACRNALDHPQPPPFVQSGLSELGYSGHKEINTIGSPKPRTWKINDMNNTLSCKENVMDALWRADHSPHLLDDDMLDIERRDMDNNERVLINIAGLKYETQLGTLNQFPETLLGDPYKRIKYFDPLRNEYFFDRNRPSFDGILYFYQSGGKIRRPVNVSIDVFADEIRFYRLGEEAMERFREDEGFIKEEEKPLPQNEFQKQVWLIFEYPESSSPARGIAIVSVLVITISIITFCMETLPEFRDERELPVTSRPGNNTVPRPSLTFTDPFFIVETTCVIWFTFEFIVRFFACPSKSEFSKTVMNIIDIMSILPYFITVGTELAEQQVEEPQEHGNGQTMSLAILRVIRLVRVFRIFKLSRHSKGLQILGQTLKASMRELGLLIFFLFIGVILFSSAVFFAEADEPESHFSSIPDAFWWAVVTMTTVGYGDMRPVTVGGKIVGSLCAIAGVLTIALPVPVIVSNFNYFYHRETDQDQSSLKDDPPNSSQDSPQLKRKDSKGSAKSGDEEDGTGAEKENIKANSSMNIKRSLYAFCLNKTESDL from the coding sequence ATGGAGATAGCGCTGGTGAGTTTTGAGAACGGCGGAGCGAAAGGAAGCGGTGGCAATGCCGGAGATGTAGCCTGCCGTAACGCGCTGGATCACCCTCAACCTCCGCCGTTTGTCCAGAGTGGACTCAGCGAGCTGGGCTACAGCGGTCACAAAGAGATTAATACAATCGGGAGTCCCAAACCGAGGACGTGGAAAATCAACGATATGAATAACACTTTGAGTTGCAAGGAGAACGTGATGGATGCGCTCTGGCGCGCAGACCACAGTCCCCATCTGTTGGACGATGACATGTTGGATATTGAgcgcagagacatggacaacaacGAGAGGGTGCTGATCAACATCGCTGGGTTAAAGTACGAGACACAGCTAGGGACACTCAACCAGTTCCCCGAAACGTTACTGGGGGACCCCTATAAGAGGATCAAATACTTCGACCCGCTCCGGAACGAGTACTTTTTCGACCGTAACCGGCCAAGTTTCGACGGGATCTTATATTTCTATCAGTCGGGAGGTAAGATCAGACGACCTGTCAATGTGTCTATCGACGTGTTCGCCGATGAGATTCGGTTTTACCGACTAGGGGAAGAGGCCATGGAACGGTTTAGAGAAGACGAGGGATTTATTAAAGAGGAAGAGAAACCGCTACCGCAGAATGAGTTTCAGAAACAAGTCTGGCTCATATTCGAATACCCGGAGAGTTCCAGCCCGGCGCGAGGCATCGCTATCGTCTCAGTGCTAGTCATCACCATATCCATTATCACATTTTGCATGGAGACACTACCGGAGTTCAGGGACGAGAGGGAGCTACCGGTCACCAGTCGGCCTGGTAACAACACCGTTCCGCGTCCCTCTCTCACATTCACAGACCCTTTCTTCATAGTGGAAACCACTTGCGTGATATGGTTCACTTTTGAATTCATAGTGCGTTTCTTCGCCTGCCCCAGTAAGTCGGAGTTCTCCAAGACCGTCATGAACATCATAGACATCATGTCTATCCTGCCTTACTTCATCACGGTGGGCACAGAGCTGGCGGAGCAGCAGGTGGAGGAACCGCAGGAGCACGGCAACGGACAGACCATGTCTCTGGCCATCCTCAGGGTCATCCGGCTGGTCAGGGTGTTCAGGATCTTCAAGCTGTCCAGACACTCCAAGGGGCTTCAGATATTGGGACAAACCCTCAAAGCCAGTATGAGAGAGTTGGGGCTGCTCATTTTCTTCCTCTTCATCGGAGTCATCCTCTTCTCCAGCGCTGTGTTCTTCGCCGAAGCGGACGAGCCCGAATCGCATTTCTCCAGCATCCCCGACGCCTTCTGGTGGGCCGTGGTCACCATGACAACGGTGGGCTACGGGGACATGAGGCCGGTGACAGTGGGGGGGAAGATAGTGGGCTCTCTCTGCGCCATCGCCGGGGTGCTGACCATCGCGCTGCCGGTGCCTGTCATCGTGTCCAACTTTAACTATTTCTACCACAGGGAGACGGACCAGGACCAGTCTTCTCTGAAAGACGACCCGCCCAACAGCAGTCAGGACAGTCCTCAGTTAAAGAGGAAGGACAGTAAGGGATCTGCCAAGTCGGGAGACGAGGAGGACGGAACAGGAGCGGAGAAGGAGAATATCAAGGCTAACAGCAGCATGAACATTAAACGATCCCTTTACGCGTTCTGTCTGAACAAGACGGAGTCGGACCTGTAG